The stretch of DNA ATGCTGTACCCCCGCTTCAGGACATTGACCGGATCAAGAAGCGCAATGACCTGCTCTTGTTGCGTCAAGGTTTCCCACTCCCGGCGGAAGCGATGACATAGGTCGAGTCCAAACCGGCTCCAGAGGGTTTCGATACCCTCTTGGCCGTGTCGGAGGATCGAGTCCACGACCACCGGCAATTTCCAGTCATTCAGGGAGAGACAGTGCCAAAGTTCGCCAAGCAACGCCAGGGCGGTCGACAAAAAATGCTTCCCCTCTAGGCTCAAGCGGTACCGCTCATTCACTAACACCCGTTCCGCACCCCGGCGGAGCGTTTCCTGGGCTTGGAGCAGCCGCTCTTCGAATTCCCGGGTCCGTCCGATCAAAAAATCGGCCACGGCCGTGGGGGTTTTCAGGCGGGTATGGGCTACCCGGTCCAGGACCGTCTCGTCCCGTTGGTGTCCGATCCCGCTGAGAACCGGCAGAGGGAAGCGAGCGACCGCATTAGCCAGGTTATAGCCATCGAAACAGTTGAGATCCGTCACCGAACCGCCTCCCCGGATTATCACCGCGAGGTCGAAATACCGCCCGACCCTCTCGATCCGCCGCAGCGCCCCAATAATCGACTGTTCCGCTTCTCTTCCCTGCATCCGGGCCGGGAACAGGTGGTATAGAAAGTGGTAACCGTAGCTGTTGTCAGCCAGATGCCGGCAGAAATCATCGTAGCCGGCCGCCTCCGGACTGGAAATAACGGCAATGACCTTGATTAACGGGGGAATGGAAAGAGAGCGGTTCCGATCCAGGAGATCTTCCCGTTCCAGCCGTTCCAGCACCTCCCGTTTTTTCCGGGCCATCTCACCCAGGGTATAGAGCGGATCGATGTCCTGGATGGTCAGGCTGAAGCCGTATACCTCACGAAAGACGAGCTGGGCGGCGAAAAGGATATTCATTCCGGCCCGGGGCTCTTCTCCGGTGGCACTGCGAAACCGGGCCAACAGGCCCCGGGCGGTCGCATTCCAGATATTGCCTTTGGCTTTGGCCAGGGTCAGACCATCCTTTTTTTCCACCAGCTCGAGATAAACATGACCCTTCTGCGTATCCTTCCGGATGTCCGCGATTTCCGCGATAATCCAAAGGGTCTCTGGAAACACCTCGCTGATGATCTCCCGAACCGATAGCAGAACCTGGGACAAGGTCCAGGGGGTGTCGTTGAAAATTCTCATAGACGTTTCTCGCTTTCCGGCCTCCCTAGCCGGTGGGTGCAGGCGCTACCGACTTTCCAGAAATAATATACCTTAATCCTTCACCTTTGACTATGGAAAAGACGGTTCACTAAACGCGGAAGCCGGCCAGCGCGACCAGTTCCGACTCCGGCATGAGCCCCTTTGCGGTCGATCCGGCATCCTTGACGAAGAAGATGAAAAATCCTATGCTGAATGAAGAATGTAGAAAGAGAGAACCTTACGCCAGACGGGAACATTTCGGGTAAACCCCGGTAGTACGAAGGAGAATCCGGCTGGTATGCCGAATCAGGATACGGAGGGGTAACAATGAACATGTCTAAATGGTGCGTTATTTTCTTCAGCCGGCATAAAATGATCCATCGGCCAGAATGGCCCCACCGTGGCTTTTCCTGGCAAAGTCCGCTTATGGTCTACGCCGGGTGAGGTGAGGAAACATGAGCGGTTCGCCTGCTTTAGTCCCCCTGGTCCAAATCCCCGGGGTATCTAGGGTTAGCATGTGGACCAGGATCCACGAGGAGATCACCTGTACCGGACCCAAGGTAGCGATCGGTGAACTGATTGGTCGAAACAAGAGCGCTCAGAAATCCCGGAACCCGATCCAGGAACTCATCGGAAAGGCGGCACTTTAATGGAAGAGCGCCAGACACTGTGGCTGAAAGAGCTCAAAGCCTCCCGGACGACCTTTCTGGCCATCACCGTCGTGATCGCGGCCTGGGACCTCTTCCTGTTTACGCAAACGAACGCCTGGAGCCGGGATTTGATTCTGGCCCTCAGCCTCCTACCGCTTGCGGTCTTACCCTTTTTCTCCCTGATCGCCGGGGTCACCACGTTGCGTCGTGAATGGCCAAATCGGACCAGAGTTCTCTCACGCTTCCTCCCCTTGCAAGGGATGACCATTCTTTCCATCAAGCAAATAGCGATCTTCCTGGAGCTCCTCTTGGGTGCCGGCCTGATCATCACCGGGGCAACGTTACTGGGCGGTACGCTGATCCCCCCGGATTTCACCCCGCCCCTCCGGGTTTTGGTGGTCGTGGGACTGGCCCTTTCCACCCTCGCGTTTGCCTGCCTTTCCCAATTCGCCTATATCGCCGGGCGCCTGTGCGGGCGCTTTAGCGTTCTGGCCGCTGTCTGGGTATTTCTCCTGTCCCTGTGGGGTATCGGCCGGTTGGCCACTCTTCTGGTCCCCCTGCTCACCGGGCTTCCGAATCTCGCCCTCCGGATAAGTGACCCGACCGCCGCCGACCTTTTGACGCCTTCGGTCATCCAGATCGACCCGGCTCCCCTCTTCGCCCTGGTGGTGGGCTTTCTGGTCCTGTTTTTCCTCGGCGCCTGGTTGATGGAACATCATGTCCAAGCTTGAGAGGGGAGGGTCGCCATGCGATCCCGATACTGGTTCCTACTGATCCTGATCATCGTCACCATTATCGCCTCAGTCGACCTGTATAACGGCGGATTGCGCGATATCGCTTCGGCGTTTGATCGGCTCATCACCCAACCGGTCAACGACGTGGTCTATGAACTGGACGAGCACTGGTTCAAGGAACAATGAAGTACACCACCAAAATCGCTGAGAGCGTTAATACACCGTTCACTGATCACTGATCACAGTTTTTTTCCATAGGAAAGGAGGTGTTTGTATGCAAAAGCGTTGGTTTAAGATGATAGGCATCATCGGTCTCGTTGGTCTGGTGCTTCTGATTGCCACCCTGCCGGTTATGGCCAGCTCGATCGAAGAGCGACGGACCGTCCCTCTGGAAACGGCGGAAAGCGCTCGGGTGGAAATCCAATTCGGAGTCGGAGAACTCCTAGTCTCCGGTGGAGCGATGGAGTTGATCGAAGCCGAATTCCGCTATGCCAATGAGCACTGGGAGCCGGAGTTAGAACATATACGGCGCAATTCCCTGACCCGGGTCGAGATCGACCAGGATCTTTCGGTACTCAGTTTCTTCCATTTCGGTCCTCTCGAAAATCGCTGGAATATCCTGCTCAACAACCAAGTGCCTCTGGACCTCACCGTGAAAGTCGGAGCGGGGAAGGCCGACCTCTCGATGGGATGGCTGAACCTCAGAAGTCTGAATATCAAAGTCGGTGCGGGGGAAATGATCCTGGACCTG from Atribacteraceae bacterium encodes:
- the xseA gene encoding exodeoxyribonuclease VII large subunit yields the protein MRIFNDTPWTLSQVLLSVREIISEVFPETLWIIAEIADIRKDTQKGHVYLELVEKKDGLTLAKAKGNIWNATARGLLARFRSATGEEPRAGMNILFAAQLVFREVYGFSLTIQDIDPLYTLGEMARKKREVLERLEREDLLDRNRSLSIPPLIKVIAVISSPEAAGYDDFCRHLADNSYGYHFLYHLFPARMQGREAEQSIIGALRRIERVGRYFDLAVIIRGGGSVTDLNCFDGYNLANAVARFPLPVLSGIGHQRDETVLDRVAHTRLKTPTAVADFLIGRTREFEERLLQAQETLRRGAERVLVNERYRLSLEGKHFLSTALALLGELWHCLSLNDWKLPVVVDSILRHGQEGIETLWSRFGLDLCHRFRREWETLTQQEQVIALLDPVNVLKRGYSITLCRDGTVREARMVQPGDVLTTKFWKGTAVSRVEETHE
- a CDS encoding toast rack family protein, with protein sequence MQKRWFKMIGIIGLVGLVLLIATLPVMASSIEERRTVPLETAESARVEIQFGVGELLVSGGAMELIEAEFRYANEHWEPELEHIRRNSLTRVEIDQDLSVLSFFHFGPLENRWNILLNNQVPLDLTVKVGAGKADLSMGWLNLRSLNIKVGAGEMILDLTGAWAQDCNIELDMAAGTLHLLLPSAVGVRVEAQTVVGQVDARNLTEEDGAYVNLAYHTSPVTLNIRLRNIVGEVVIKG